A window from Triticum aestivum cultivar Chinese Spring chromosome 6D, IWGSC CS RefSeq v2.1, whole genome shotgun sequence encodes these proteins:
- the LOC123141252 gene encoding MADS-box transcription factor 16-like has product MGRLGKFEIKRIEDATSRQVSYSKRRSGIMKKARELAVLCDAQVAIVMLSSTGKHHHFCSDGADIKGIFDRYQQATGTSLWTEQYENMQRTLSRLKSINRNLRTEIRQRMGEDLDALEFKELRGLEQNVGAALEVVRQRKYHVITRQTEIYKKKVKHSEEVYKKLQQELSMREDPAFGFMDNRAFGFMDNPVMGGWDGVAAVEMGGGGSEADMYAFHAVSSQLDLHGMAYGRSDCPLFG; this is encoded by the exons ATGGGGCGGCTGGGGAAGTTCGAGATAAAGCGGATCGAGGACGCGACCAGCAGGCAGGTGAGCTACTCCAAGCGGCGGTCGGGGATCATGAAGAAGGCGCGGGAGCTCGCCGTGCTCTGCGACGCCCAGGTCGCCATCGTCATGCTCTCCTCCACCGGCAAGCACCACCACTTCTGCAGCGACGGCGCCGA CATCAAAGGGATCTTCGACCGCTACCAGCAGGCCACCGGGACCAGCCTGTGGACCGAGCAGTATGAG AATATGCAGCGCACCCTGAGCCGGCTCAAGAGCATCAATCGGAACCTGCGCACGGAGATCAG GCAAAGGATGGGTGAAGATCTGGACGCGCTGGAGTTCAAGGAGCTGCGCGGGCTCGAGCAAAATGTCGGCGCCGCTCTCGAGGTGGTTCGCCAGAGGAAG TATCATGTGATCACCAGGCAGACTGaaatctacaagaagaag GTGAAGCACTCCGAGGAGGTATACAAGAAACTGCAGCAGGAGCTG AGCATGCGCGAGGACCCCGCGTTCGGGTTCATGGACAACCGGGCGTTCGGGTTCATGGACAATCCGGTGATGGGCGGGTGGGACGGCGTGGCGGCAGTGGagatgggcggcggcggctcggaggCGGATATGTACGCCTTCCACGCGGTGTCCAGCCAGCTCGATCTGCACGGCATGGCCTACGGCCGCTCAGACTGCCCGCTCTTCGGTTAA